The following are encoded together in the Nocardioides thalensis genome:
- a CDS encoding SIS domain-containing protein codes for MTWFDESRLDDERALATADLRLRTLAESGARVRVEYGAATDAIAQAVARAADARPRAVIAAGPDSRLLRAVLEPWCPVPFVAWPSPALPGWAGSLDLVVVLAPEGSDAGTASAVAEAARRGCQVVVACPEGSMVAEHAAGRWTTILPTRTGDQLATAVVMLAFLHQVDLGPRATPDAVAEALDKVAIECAPGRDISINPAKMLAISLADANPLLWGGSVLAARAARRVAESIRRTSGRTALAGDAEHLLPVIEAARPRDVFDDPFADGGGDPGRRPVLVVLDDGTDDPVSHEERERLQEAARSRDVRVETVTADGEGDEVARYASLLLSGTYAAEYLRLGLVED; via the coding sequence AGACCTGCGGCTGCGCACGCTGGCCGAGTCCGGCGCCCGCGTCCGGGTGGAGTACGGCGCCGCGACCGACGCGATCGCGCAGGCCGTCGCGCGGGCGGCCGACGCCCGGCCGCGCGCGGTGATCGCCGCCGGGCCCGACTCTCGGCTGCTGCGAGCCGTGCTCGAGCCGTGGTGCCCGGTGCCGTTCGTGGCGTGGCCCTCGCCGGCCCTCCCGGGCTGGGCCGGGAGCCTCGACCTCGTCGTCGTGCTCGCACCCGAGGGCTCCGACGCCGGCACCGCCTCGGCCGTGGCCGAGGCCGCCCGGCGCGGCTGCCAGGTCGTCGTCGCCTGCCCGGAGGGCTCGATGGTCGCCGAGCACGCCGCCGGCCGCTGGACCACGATCCTGCCCACCCGCACCGGCGACCAGCTCGCGACGGCGGTCGTGATGCTCGCCTTCCTGCACCAGGTCGACCTCGGCCCCCGCGCGACGCCGGACGCGGTCGCCGAGGCCCTCGACAAGGTCGCGATCGAGTGCGCCCCGGGCCGCGACATCTCGATCAACCCGGCCAAGATGCTCGCGATCTCGCTCGCCGACGCCAACCCGCTGCTGTGGGGAGGCTCGGTCCTCGCCGCGCGCGCGGCCCGGCGGGTCGCCGAGTCGATCCGGCGTACCTCCGGCCGCACGGCGCTGGCCGGCGACGCCGAGCACCTGCTGCCGGTCATCGAGGCCGCCCGGCCCCGCGACGTCTTCGACGACCCGTTCGCCGACGGCGGCGGCGACCCCGGCCGGCGACCGGTGCTGGTCGTTCTCGACGACGGCACCGACGACCCGGTCAGCCACGAGGAGCGCGAGCGGCTTCAGGAGGCCGCGCGCTCCCGCGACGTACGTGTGGAGACCGTCACTGCCGACGGCGAGGGCGACGAGGTGGCCCGCTACGCGTCACTGCTGCTGAGCGGCACCTACGCGGCGGAGTACCTCCGCCTCGGCCTGGTCGAGGACTGA